The Clostridium sporogenes region GTACGTTTCCAAGGTCAACATTTTGTCTTCCTCCATGTACTCCTGCTGGTTCTGTAGGTAGCATTACGTTATCATGCATTGCTCCTTGGCCCATTATTTCCTTAACAAGAAGTACACGTGGTCTTCCATGTCTCTTTACTTGATTAAATGTTTCTTCTTTTTCTGCTTCTGAAGCTGGAGTTTCTTTTAATACTTTTCTTATTTCCTGAATTATTACATCACAAGCTTTATGTGCTGCATAAGGCCCTCTTCTTTCCATTCCTGTTTTATCTTGAATAATAGCATGAACTCTTACTATAATATCATCTTTATCTGGACAACCTGGTTTTCCATAAATTATTTTTTCATCAAGATAGCCTTCACAAGAACCAAATTCATGTACTTGAATTCCTGCTTCGTCTACTCCTGTAAGTATAAATACCATACCATTTAATATATGAGTAATTCCTTCACCTAACTGTCCTTCTACCTTTGTAGCTACTGGAATAACATCCATTATTGTATTAGAATACACGTGTCTATTGTCAGGTGTGATTATATCCATTTCTAATTTTTTTACAAGAGGATCTGCCTTTAATGCTTCTTTGCAAAGTTCTTCTTTTATAGTTAATACACCATCTTTAAAGGACGTTTCTTTACCAAGTTCTACTTTTTTAACAGCGAACTCTCTTTTCTTTAATGTACTAACAATTTCATCTTCTATTTTTTCAGTTATCTCCTCTGATGAACCTATGCTTGCACCATTAAATGCTCCTACTGGAAACTCAAGATTTACACCATTCATTTGATCAACTGTTAAACGAACAATGCCACCACTGCATTGGGTTACCTTATTGGCAGATATGTTTTCCACTTTATCCCCTCCATTTTGAACCTTATTGTTTTCCTCTTTTACCTCTTCAACTATTCCCTCTAATAGGTCAGCTGTAAGAGGAGTTAAACCATCAATATCTTTAAGTAGCTTTGCTCCTATTACTTGTCCGATATTTAATACATTTGATGGTATTTCTACTAATCCAGAATCCTCTAAATCTGGTAATATATTTGGATCTTCAAGTTCTCCTGGACCAATTATTGTTCCCTTTGTAGTACGGCAACAAACAATTGCTGGATCTTTTTTGTGTTGGTTAACTGTTTCATTTGTAATAGACATACATTTCCTCCTCCTGTTATACTACTATTTTTTCTCGAGAAATCGAGATTATATATTGAACAAAGCATTAAACTTTGAACAAAACTTAGTCAAATATTTATATTATTTTAATCTACGAATTAATGGGTGATTTACAGTACGCATTACATGATCTGTAATATGATAAACAGGCATTTTTAATTTTGGTGCAACACACATAACTGTATTAGTACAATCACTACAATTACTGATTAAAACAACCTCCGCACCACTCTTTTTTAGGTTAAGAATTTTCTCAGCTTGTCCTGGGCAATTTCCAGGATTTTCACATTTCAAATTTCCTTTAAACTCTACAGCTTGTTTACATTTTTCCACTCCTACTACATTAGCCTCCATATTGGCAGCTATTTCCCTTAATCTATTTTCATTACCTCCACAGGCACATACCAATAATCCCATATTTCTAGTTTCTTTTAAAAATGGCATGGTTACTATTATTCCACCACTTGTTTTTGTAATAGGTTCATCCATTTGAGCACTACGTCCTGTAAAAGGACCTCCTAGAATTATTTCACCATATTCCCCATCTATACCACCTGCTGATTCTATAAGTTCTCTTATAGTTGTACCTATAGGTACATTCATAAATACTTGAGATTTTAATCCATTTTTTAATTTCCCTACTACAGTAATATTCTTACTTATAACTGGCTTTTTTAATTCTACTGCTTCAGCAATCTTAGCCAAAGTCTCTACATTAGAAACAACAGCATTAGCTTCTAATGGTAATTGACTTGGTTCAAGTAATTTTCCAAGAACTTCTCTAATTATTGCTCTTTCCTCACCCATAGGATACATATCAGGCAATTCTACTATTTTAATATTGCTATCTTTTATTATATTTTTAAGTGAAGAAATAGCTTCAACATTTTTAGATTTTATTCCAAAAATACCTTTACTAGCATTTACTGCTTGCATAGCATAACATAGACCCTTATAAATAAGTTCTGGTTCATTAACAATTTGATTTATATTATGAGCCAATAAAGGTTCACATTCTACAGCATTAGCAATAACTATTCCGCCATTTAAATCAACATCCATTTTAATGTGAGTAGGAAATCCTGCTCCACCCATTCCTACTATTCCAGCATCCTGAATTAAATCCAATATATTATTGCTACTTTCCAAAGGTTTAAACTCATCTTTTTGTACTTCATCTGCTTCTACAATTATTTCATTTTCATTAATACTTTTAATTATTCCACTTACACTAGCATGTATATTAGCCCCCATGCCTTCTGGAATAGCTACCAAAGTACCTTTCTCTACTCTATCTCCTAGCTTAACAACTGGCTTGTTAACTCTTCCTATATGTTGCTTTAATAAAATAGGATATAGTTTCTGCAAAATACACACCCCCTTGTTTTCATAAATTAATTACGTAATTTATACCTCATGATTAGTTTTTAATATTTATGATTTAGTAATTTTTTTCTCAACATATGTTTAAGCAATATTTATGCCAACATGCATAATTATGTAGATTCCTGTATTTTAGCCAAATATATAATAAAAGATAGAATTAATATGTTAAAAATTCAACACGTTTTTTACAATATATAGGTTATATACTTTTTTGTACCAATTGTTGTATAATGCTTAACAAAGTATATATCATTTTCTGACACAGCTGTTAAGTTTTTAAAAATTTTAACTATTCATAAAATTAGCTTATACCCTAGTTTTATTGCTATAAATATACATTATAACAAATTTATATTTTATTAAGCTTTTAATTTTTTTTATTATTTTACTAATTTTATATTAAAAATCACCTTCTATTAATTGTTATTTTTTTATCATTTGTTATCTAAAATTGGAAAGAAAATGTTTGCAGAAAAAATTATTTAAATATAAAATGGTTAGTATAATATACTATAATTTATATTAGGAGATGAGAGTTTTGAATAACATTTTAGATATAATAAAAAATAAGACTTTAACTTATGAACAAAAAGTTTTATCTCTTGCTCGTGAAGCTGAAAATTCATTAGATGTACTTAACCTTTCTTCGGATATACAAAATTTAAGAAATGAAGGTATTATGTGTGATTTAAATGAAGGTGATGCACCTTATAGACCTAGATATATTTGTCCTGATTATGAGAAATTTATGAAACAAGGTAGTGAATTTCTTAAGTTAAATCCTCCAAAGGATATTTGGGAAGCTACAAATAACTTACTTATATTATATAAACACGTTCCTTCTATAACATCTATGCCTGTTTATATAGGAAATATTGATACTCTTTTAGATCCTTTTATAGAAGATGAATTAGAAGCTTATAAAGCAATAAAATTATTTTTACTTCATATAGATAGAACTATAACAGATTCTTTTTGCCATGCTAATATAGGTCCTAAAGAGACTAGGGCTGGAAGACTTATATTAAAAGCACAAAGAGAACTTCAAACTGCTATACCAAACATAACTTTAAAATATGGAAAAGAAACTTCAAATGAGTTTGCTATTGACTCTATAAATACAGCTTTAATTACAGCTAAACCTAGTTTTGCAAATCATGAAATCTTTTCAAAGGACTTTCCTTATAACAATTATGGTATAGCTAGTTGTTATAATGGCTTATATATAGGTGGTGGTAGCTTTACCCTTGTAAGACTAAACCTTTATGCTGCTGCTAAAAAAGCTTCATCTATAGAAGATTTCTTAGATAATGTTTTACCTGATGTTATGACAAAAATGAGTAATTATATAGATAAAAGAATAAATTTTATAGTAAATGAAAGTAACTTTTTCGAAAGTAGCTTTTTAGTAAGAGAAAAATTAATACACAAAGATAGATTTACAGCTATGTTTGGTATGTTTGGATTAGCTGAATGCGTTAATCATTTATTAAAAGCTAGTGAGCTAAAAGATAGATTTGGTCATAGTGAGAAAGCTAACAAACTAGGTATAAAAATAATAGAAGAAATGTACAACATAGTAAACAGTAATGTAAATGAATATTGTTCAGCTACAGATGGTCACTTTTTACTACATGCTCAAGTAGGTATAGAAACAGATAAAGGAACAAGTCCTGGTTGCAGAATACCTATTGGTGAAGAACCTAATTTACCTACTCATTTACTTCAAAGTGCTAAATTCCATAAATATTTTCCATCTGGTATAGGTGATATATTCCCATTTGAAGTTACTGCAAAGAAGAATCCTGAGTCTATATTAGATATAATAAATGGAGCTTTTAATGAAGGAATGAGATATTTCTCCTTTTACTCTTCAGATAGCGATGTAATTAGAATAACAGGTTATCTTGTTAAATTATCTGATATTAAAAAATTAGATAAAGGTGAGCAAGTTCTTCAAGACACAGTAGCTTTAGGTTTAGGGGCAGTTAAAAATTCTAGAATCCTAGAAAGAAAGGTAAGAGATGATGCTTAGAGGATTAGTTAATAAAATAATCCCTTTTAGTTCTGTAGATGGTCCTGGAAACAGGACCGCTATATTTTTTCAGGGATGTAATTTTGATTGTAAATATTGCCATAACCCTGAAACTATAAATACCTGCAAAGCTTGTGGAACCTGTGCCTTTGTCTGTCCTTATGGTGCTGTAGAATTTTTAGGTGATTCTGTAAAATGGGATGAAAATAAATGTAAAAACTGCGGTCTATGCCTAGAAAAATGTAAAAATAATTGTGGTCCAAGAAATAAATATATGAGTGTTGGGGAAATTATAAAAGAAATATTAAAAACGAAACCTTTTATATCCGGTATCACTGTATCTGGGGGAGAATGTACTCTTCAAAAAGATTTTTTAATAGACTTATTCGAAAAAATTAAACTTTTGGGTCTTACCATTTTTATAGATACTAATGGTTCTTTAGATTTTTCTAAAAATCCTAAACTTACAGAGTTAATGGATATGGCTATGGTTGATGTAAAATCCTTTGATAATGAAGAACATAAAATGCTTACAAAACGGAATAATGATATAGTACTTAAAAATGTTAGATATTTAGCTAGCATAAATAAATTATATGAAATAAGAACTGTTATAGTTCCAGACCTTCTAGATAATAAAAATAACGTATTTGAAATAAGTAAACTTATAGCCTCTTTAAATCCTAATATAAGATATAAACTTATAAAGTATAGACCTATGGGGATCAGAAAAGAAAAAATAGAATCAAAAATACCAACAAATGAATATATGGAAAATCTTAAAAATATGGCATTAAAAAATGGTTGTAAAAATATAATAATATTATAAACTTACATAGCATAAATTTATTGACAAACATTCTTTGCTAAAGTAGAATTAAATCAAATTTAGTTCAAATAATTAGAGAAGTTTCTTTAATTATTTGTTCTTTAAAATATACGTTACCTAACAGTGAAGATTAATCTAATCTGAAAGGAAAGTTATATAGTTAAAATTGAGGTATTTTATACCTTTTGTTTTGGTACTTTAACTTTCCCTTTGGGAAAGTTTTTTTATATTGTAAACCTAATTTCTAATAAATGTTTATATTTAATATATACTTTTATTACTAACTATTCTCAATAAAATAATTATAAAATTTATTATTTGCAATAGGAGGTATATTATGAGGAAAATAGCTGTTATTAGCGCTATCTTAGAAGATCCTAAAAATTGTCAACAAAAATTCAATGAAATAATAGCTGATTTTAAAGGTATTGTAAAAGGTAGAATGGGTATACCCTTTGAAGAAGAAGGGGTATCTGTAATCTCCATTACTGTAACTGGAACACTAGATCAAATTAATAGTCTCACAGGTAAACTAGGAAATATAGAAAATATATATGTAAAAACATCCATATCTAAGAAAGAGATATAAATATGAAAAAACTATTAAAAGAAATTATTGATGAACTATATAAAAAAAACAATACCTCAGGTGAAAAACTTTTATATTTGATCAACAATATTGATAAAGATAGTAAAAAATATCTAACGTCTAAAGCTTATGAAACTAGATTAAAATACTATGCTAACAAAGTTTATTTAAGAGGACTAATAGAATTCACAAACTATTGTAAAAATAGTTGTCTATATTGTGGTATATCCTATAGAAATAATAATGCTCAAAGATATAGACTGTCTAAAGAAGAAATACTAAATTGTTGCAAAAAAGGATATTCTTTAGGTTATAGAACTTTTGTACTTCAAGGTGGAGAAGATCCTTACTATACAGATGATAAAATTATTAACATTATAAAATCTATAAAAAACTTATTCCCAGACTGTGCTATAACATTATCTATTGGTGAAAAAAGTTACGAAACATATAAAAAATTTTATGAAGCAGGAGCAGATAGATATTTACTAAGGCATGAAACTGCTTCCAAAAACTTATATGAAAAGCTTCATCCTGATATGAGTTTTGAAAACAGACGCTTATGTTTAAAAAACTTAAAAAAAATAGGCTATCAAGTTGGTGCTGGTTTCATGATAGGGCTACCTAATCAAACAAATGAAGACTATGTAAATGACTTAATATTTTTGAAAGAATTAAAACCTCATATGGTTGGTATAGGTCCTTTTATTCCTCATAAAGATACTGTACTTAAAAATCAATCTGCTGGAACATTAGAAGATACTACTACTTTATTAGCTTTTATAAGGTTACTTTTACCTGAGGTTTTATTACCAGCAACTACAGCTTTAGGCACAATAAATCCTATAGGCCGTGAAGAAGGCTTAAAATCGGGAGCTAATGTAGTTATGCCAAATCTTTCTCCTACTAACGTTAGAAACAAATATATGCTATATGATAATAAAATTTGTACTGGTGATGAGGCTGCAGAATGCAGAAAGTGCATAGAAAATAGAATTAATAGTGCTGGTTTTTCTCTAGATTTAACTAGAGGAGATAATATTTTATGGAGGCGAATATAAATGTTTATAAATCATGATTATATAGAAAATTTATTAAAAGAAGCTGAAAGTTCTACAAATGAAGATATAGAAAAGGTTTTAGATAAAGCCTGTAGTAATGAGAAGTTAACTCATAAAGATATAGCTATACTTCTCCAAATAAAAGACAAAAAATTATTATCTAAAATGTTTAAAATCGCTGGAAACATAAAAAAATCTATATATGGTAATAGAATTGTTTTATTTGCTCCTCTATATATTAGTGACTACTGCGTCAATAATTGTGTATATTGTGGTTATAAAAGCTGTAATAGCTTTGAAAGAAGAAAGTTAACCCAAGAAGAAATTAGAACTGAAGTTAAAATTCTTGAAAAAATGGGACATAAACGATTAGCTTTAGAAGCTGGAGAAGATCCTGTAAACTGTGATATAAATTATATATTAGAAAGTATAAAAACTATATATGATACGCAAAATGAAAATGGAAATATAAGAAGAATAAACGTTAACATCGCAGCTACTACTGTTGAAAATTATAAAAAATTAAAAGGAGCTAATATAGGAACTTATATATTATTTCAAGAAACTTATCATAAACCTACCTATGAAAAAATGCACCCTAATTGCTTAAAAGATAGCTATGAATATCATCTAACTTCATTTGATAGAGCAATGGAAGGTGGCATAGATGATGTAGGTGCTGGAGTTCTCTTTGGTTTATCTAACTATAAATTTGAAGTTTTAGGATTGATGCTTCATAATCAACATCTAGAAGAAAAATATGGCGTAGGATTCCATACTATCTCAGTCCCTAGACTAAAAAAAGCTGAAGGAATGAACCTTAAAATGTTTCCGCATTTAGTAGATGATGAAACTTTTAAACAAATAGTAGCTATACTAAGAATAGCTGTACCTTTCACTGGTATAATATTATCCACAAGAGAAAGTGCAGAAATGAGAAAAGAAGTGATTGAATATGGTGTTTCTCAAGTAAGTGCTGGTTCTTGTGCTGGAGTTGGTGGCTACAAAGAAAGAGAAGAAGGAAAAAATACTAACCAATTTATCATTGCAGATCATAGAAGTCATTTAGATGTTTTAAAAGAATTGATTGAAGATGGTCATATTCCAAGTTATTGTACAGGTTGTTATAGAAAAGGTAGAACTGGTGATAGATTTATGAGCCTTGCTAAATCTGGAAATATTCAATATGTATGTCAACCTAATGCTATAATGACTTTAATGGAATTTCTATTAGATTATGGTGATGCTGAGCTAAAGGAAAAAGGTGAAAAACTAATAAAAGAAGAAATAAATAAAATAGAAAGAGAAGATATTAAAAATACAGTTATTAAAAATATAGAAAGAATAAAAAATGGTGAACGAGACTTATTTTTTTAGGAGGATTTATGAATACTACACCTAATGCCAATAGAATTCATGTAACTTTTATAGGTAAAACTAATTCTGGAAAGTCTTCTTTAATGAATGCACTAATAGGTCAAAATATATCTATTGTGTCGCCTATAGAAGGAACCACTACTGATCCTGTAAGTAAGGCTATGGAACTTATACCTTTAGGTCCAGTTTTATTTACAGATACTGCTGGATTAGAAGATAATACTGAACTGGGCAAAATAAGAATTGAAAAAACTTTAAATACTCTTTTAAAAACAGATTTTGCTGTATATGTTATGTCTGCTGAAGATATTGATATAAATTTATATGAAAAAACTATAAATAAATTTAAGGAACAAAATATTCCTTATATAACCGTTATAAACAAAATGGATACTATAGAAAAAAATAAAATAGATAATATAAATAAAATAATAGAAAATCCTATATTGGTTTCATCAAATGATATTAATAGTATCCTTACTTTAAAAGATTTAATAATAAAAAATTTAATTAAAACTAAAGAAGATGATACTATTATAGGTAATCTACTCCCATACAATAGCAAAGTAATTATGGTAGTACCTATAGATTCTGAAGCTCCAAAAGGTAGATTAATATTGCCACAAGTACAATTAATAAGAGATTGTTTAGATCATGGTATAAAAAGCTATGTAGTTAGGGATACAGAATTAAAATCTGCATTAGATGATATAAAAAATATAGATTTAGTTGTAACAGATTCACAAGCCTTTAAAAAAGTAGATAAGATTGTTCCTAAAAGCATAGGACTAACAAGCTTTTCTATTTTGTTTGCTAATTATAAAGGTGATTTGACAACTTTTGTAGAAGGAACTAAGGCTATAAATGCTTTAAATGAAGATTCTAAAATACTTATATCAGAAAGCTGTACACATAATTATTCTCATGAAGATATAGGCAGAATTAAAATACCAAACATGATTAATTCACATGTGGATAAAAAATTAAACTATGAATTTAAAATGGGTGGAGATTTTCCACAGGATGTGGATAAATACGATTTAATAATTCATTGTGGAGCTTGCATGGTAAATAAAAAATCTATGGATTCAAAGCTCAAATTATGTAAAGAAAAAAATGTACCCATCACCAACTATGGTATACTAATCTCTTATTTAACAGGTATATTAGATAAAAGTATAGAATTATTTAATATTAAATAAAATATAAGTTTACAAACACTATTAAATTTATATATAATAAACGATTCAAATAAAAAGTTGCTGTTTAAAATAGATTTAATTTTAATATAATGAATAAAAAAATACTAATAAACATATAAGTTTGTTTATTAGTATTTTTTTATTTCCAGTGTTAAAATTAAATTTACTTCATTTTGAATCAATCTTATTTTTATTTAAATTTTATATATAATTTTTAAATAAAGTTTATTAAAGAATTTTTGATTATAAATAATTATAATAAGCTTTAAATAATAAATTAACTTATATTTAGTATGTTATGAGATTTGGAATAAAAACATATATGTCTTTTATTGATATAATAATATTATTAGACATTAAAAAGGGGATGGGACATTGCTTATAGTAAGTATAATTTTAACATTAATTTTAACTGGAGTAGCTGGATATATTGGAAAGCTAAAAGTAAAAACAGCCAAAGACTTTATAAATGCAGACAATAAATTAGGTATATTAGGAGTAACTAGCATGCTTATGGGGTCTATAATAGGAGGGGCTTCCACTGTAGGTACTGCACAAATGGCTTATAAACATGGTATATCTGCTATATGGTTTATATTA contains the following coding sequences:
- the prdA gene encoding D-proline reductase (dithiol) proprotein PrdA, with translation MSITNETVNQHKKDPAIVCCRTTKGTIIGPGELEDPNILPDLEDSGLVEIPSNVLNIGQVIGAKLLKDIDGLTPLTADLLEGIVEEVKEENNKVQNGGDKVENISANKVTQCSGGIVRLTVDQMNGVNLEFPVGAFNGASIGSSEEITEKIEDEIVSTLKKREFAVKKVELGKETSFKDGVLTIKEELCKEALKADPLVKKLEMDIITPDNRHVYSNTIMDVIPVATKVEGQLGEGITHILNGMVFILTGVDEAGIQVHEFGSCEGYLDEKIIYGKPGCPDKDDIIVRVHAIIQDKTGMERRGPYAAHKACDVIIQEIRKVLKETPASEAEKEETFNQVKRHGRPRVLLVKEIMGQGAMHDNVMLPTEPAGVHGGRQNVDLGNVPVILSVNEVRDGGIHALTCIGPASKEDTRHYFREPVLEALAADEELDIVGVAFIGSPQVNDEKAFVSKRLGAMTDTMKLDGAIVTTEGFGNNHIDFSYNIEEIGKREINVVGVTYAAYQGQLVVGNKYMDAMIEVNKDKGGFESELLGENTITMDDAKRAVLMLKNKIAGVEIEPAERKWSQQVIDENQKIANGVMK
- the prdC gene encoding proline reductase-associated electron transfer protein PrdC is translated as MQKLYPILLKQHIGRVNKPVVKLGDRVEKGTLVAIPEGMGANIHASVSGIIKSINENEIIVEADEVQKDEFKPLESSNNILDLIQDAGIVGMGGAGFPTHIKMDVDLNGGIVIANAVECEPLLAHNINQIVNEPELIYKGLCYAMQAVNASKGIFGIKSKNVEAISSLKNIIKDSNIKIVELPDMYPMGEERAIIREVLGKLLEPSQLPLEANAVVSNVETLAKIAEAVELKKPVISKNITVVGKLKNGLKSQVFMNVPIGTTIRELIESAGGIDGEYGEIILGGPFTGRSAQMDEPITKTSGGIIVTMPFLKETRNMGLLVCACGGNENRLREIAANMEANVVGVEKCKQAVEFKGNLKCENPGNCPGQAEKILNLKKSGAEVVLISNCSDCTNTVMCVAPKLKMPVYHITDHVMRTVNHPLIRRLK
- a CDS encoding YjjI family glycine radical enzyme — its product is MNNILDIIKNKTLTYEQKVLSLAREAENSLDVLNLSSDIQNLRNEGIMCDLNEGDAPYRPRYICPDYEKFMKQGSEFLKLNPPKDIWEATNNLLILYKHVPSITSMPVYIGNIDTLLDPFIEDELEAYKAIKLFLLHIDRTITDSFCHANIGPKETRAGRLILKAQRELQTAIPNITLKYGKETSNEFAIDSINTALITAKPSFANHEIFSKDFPYNNYGIASCYNGLYIGGGSFTLVRLNLYAAAKKASSIEDFLDNVLPDVMTKMSNYIDKRINFIVNESNFFESSFLVREKLIHKDRFTAMFGMFGLAECVNHLLKASELKDRFGHSEKANKLGIKIIEEMYNIVNSNVNEYCSATDGHFLLHAQVGIETDKGTSPGCRIPIGEEPNLPTHLLQSAKFHKYFPSGIGDIFPFEVTAKKNPESILDIINGAFNEGMRYFSFYSSDSDVIRITGYLVKLSDIKKLDKGEQVLQDTVALGLGAVKNSRILERKVRDDA
- a CDS encoding YjjW family glycine radical enzyme activase → MLRGLVNKIIPFSSVDGPGNRTAIFFQGCNFDCKYCHNPETINTCKACGTCAFVCPYGAVEFLGDSVKWDENKCKNCGLCLEKCKNNCGPRNKYMSVGEIIKEILKTKPFISGITVSGGECTLQKDFLIDLFEKIKLLGLTIFIDTNGSLDFSKNPKLTELMDMAMVDVKSFDNEEHKMLTKRNNDIVLKNVRYLASINKLYEIRTVIVPDLLDNKNNVFEISKLIASLNPNIRYKLIKYRPMGIRKEKIESKIPTNEYMENLKNMALKNGCKNIIIL
- a CDS encoding TM1266 family iron-only hydrogenase system putative regulator, translated to MRKIAVISAILEDPKNCQQKFNEIIADFKGIVKGRMGIPFEEEGVSVISITVTGTLDQINSLTGKLGNIENIYVKTSISKKEI
- the hydE gene encoding [FeFe] hydrogenase H-cluster radical SAM maturase HydE; this encodes MKKLLKEIIDELYKKNNTSGEKLLYLINNIDKDSKKYLTSKAYETRLKYYANKVYLRGLIEFTNYCKNSCLYCGISYRNNNAQRYRLSKEEILNCCKKGYSLGYRTFVLQGGEDPYYTDDKIINIIKSIKNLFPDCAITLSIGEKSYETYKKFYEAGADRYLLRHETASKNLYEKLHPDMSFENRRLCLKNLKKIGYQVGAGFMIGLPNQTNEDYVNDLIFLKELKPHMVGIGPFIPHKDTVLKNQSAGTLEDTTTLLAFIRLLLPEVLLPATTALGTINPIGREEGLKSGANVVMPNLSPTNVRNKYMLYDNKICTGDEAAECRKCIENRINSAGFSLDLTRGDNILWRRI
- the hydG gene encoding [FeFe] hydrogenase H-cluster radical SAM maturase HydG, with translation MFINHDYIENLLKEAESSTNEDIEKVLDKACSNEKLTHKDIAILLQIKDKKLLSKMFKIAGNIKKSIYGNRIVLFAPLYISDYCVNNCVYCGYKSCNSFERRKLTQEEIRTEVKILEKMGHKRLALEAGEDPVNCDINYILESIKTIYDTQNENGNIRRINVNIAATTVENYKKLKGANIGTYILFQETYHKPTYEKMHPNCLKDSYEYHLTSFDRAMEGGIDDVGAGVLFGLSNYKFEVLGLMLHNQHLEEKYGVGFHTISVPRLKKAEGMNLKMFPHLVDDETFKQIVAILRIAVPFTGIILSTRESAEMRKEVIEYGVSQVSAGSCAGVGGYKEREEGKNTNQFIIADHRSHLDVLKELIEDGHIPSYCTGCYRKGRTGDRFMSLAKSGNIQYVCQPNAIMTLMEFLLDYGDAELKEKGEKLIKEEINKIEREDIKNTVIKNIERIKNGERDLFF
- the hydF gene encoding [FeFe] hydrogenase H-cluster maturation GTPase HydF; the protein is MNTTPNANRIHVTFIGKTNSGKSSLMNALIGQNISIVSPIEGTTTDPVSKAMELIPLGPVLFTDTAGLEDNTELGKIRIEKTLNTLLKTDFAVYVMSAEDIDINLYEKTINKFKEQNIPYITVINKMDTIEKNKIDNINKIIENPILVSSNDINSILTLKDLIIKNLIKTKEDDTIIGNLLPYNSKVIMVVPIDSEAPKGRLILPQVQLIRDCLDHGIKSYVVRDTELKSALDDIKNIDLVVTDSQAFKKVDKIVPKSIGLTSFSILFANYKGDLTTFVEGTKAINALNEDSKILISESCTHNYSHEDIGRIKIPNMINSHVDKKLNYEFKMGGDFPQDVDKYDLIIHCGACMVNKKSMDSKLKLCKEKNVPITNYGILISYLTGILDKSIELFNIK